One Penicillium oxalicum strain HP7-1 chromosome III, whole genome shotgun sequence genomic region harbors:
- a CDS encoding Protein stu1, producing MEAKAAELLAAFKNPNVSIDAKVAHLTAIKSDIKQKNVPEGAIPIIFDTLRLALTSQHYSVLGAGFSTLGHFLKRLTIQDQQQWIVSQARNFYHVLLERLGDHKERIRSQAASIFTELWSVAPSDVEYYVLETALTGKNSRAREMSMLWLSNMTKHHGLLFRQYVPSLVLCLEDADSAVRDTARLVVVELFRNAPARAKSDLQKQLLAQGVRKSIANAILSGIGLTDSEPPSSVRSMSRAERPISVMSSRSNVRDLVEEESEPTRNRPESSRSHYDRSTPAPTEAPSRPKTPAAESQSLPQASYEDDGIEPLLVSSARDIDDTVRDMLPWFDGRESEDNWLKREKNVILFRRLTRGNGPHDFTQSYINGVKTLLDGIFKVVHSLRTTLCTNGCLLVQDIARTCGPKMDHMVEITMQNLMKLCGSLKKIAAQNGNATVDAVIGSVSYNIRILQHIQWASQDKNLQLRLFAAGWLQTLINRQANQKGTVEHGGGLDLVEKAIKRGLADANPAVREAVRSTFWTFHKVWPDRANAISSTLDAKSRTLLEKDSSNPNATKSASTPTKVSAGPAASRSALKEAIAARKRALPPSRPESAQSAFVDSDALSRPSARTMHTVAPLSSLSSAPMRPAMKPRRPEISRPATADPYARRPDSRAAQNPGKTASSPRTMRTKATTPSSKPATGPRLRPQELEQSGTTRDRPKKLDLSKSKSHGDLAAASRSHSESGESATPYSSTHDSHEVPLSRLDDPAPILPESKFLSALHPALSSHENLATPQLRSEHAEEPLSLRVPETIPLPASPHAAEPDHGAPLYPASPNAAAEPQVKSHPEPVLIYEDPASPVPAEPKTPQLSPSRDPSPSKPAHQLNEYELGADPVPVSPAAPETPPKFTLSELASNPILHNDGPNEARFPSPQKTPLRGTPSPTRGHAHPALSPNGSNLRTPSPPKPAAPSAFARSLNDENVFGHSSKVEEVTTTPRSVLKPAALEEMSLNESTSRLPVEFRGRSQGSPAPSVIEEPTFRHRRKWAERHRSPSPRSKDPGNAKEMLNKALIRINSHNMDISGYRKLQGLYHYHGDAVVSREEEYYAMLEALLRELEAAPLNRKDHDVKTQILATIRSMLLRTSALFHRYDVAAMASLIRARRYYESNSHFVTCLEEVAEQLSLLISPQRVIEGVLQGIEPGDAVNNGMGDDTWRSIIMGLATVHQALSKGPVELSDDSLARIGTVVSQQLGHARPGVRKQATELCTLLNIKFGPERVQKVTPPAGEGSLNLLTYFMARRAQ from the exons ATGGAGGCAAAAGCTGCAGAACTTTTGGCAGCCTTCAAAAACCCGAACGTGTCTATCGATGCCAAGGTTGCCCATTTGACGGCCATCAAATCGGACATTAAGCAAAAGAATGTTCCAGAAGGCGCTATTCCGATCATCTTCGACACCCTTCGCCTGGCGTTGACGTCTCAGCACTACTCTGTGTTAGGAGCAGGCTTTTCGACCCTCGGCCATTTTCTCAAGCGTCTGACAATTCAAGACCAGCAACAATGGATAGTGAGCCAGGCGCGCAACTTCTATCATGTCCTTTTGGAACGACTGGGAGATCACAAAGAGCGGATTCGATCGCAAGCAGCATCTATTTTCACGGAGCTATGGTCTGTGGCGCCTAGTGACGTCGAATACTATGTCCTGGAGACTGCATTGACCGGCAAAAACTCCCGGGCCAGAGAAATGAGCATGTTGTGGCTCTCGAAC ATGACCAAACACCACGGACTGTTGTTTCGTCAGTACGTGCCTTCGTTAGTCTTATGCCTGGAGGATGCAGATAGCGCCGTAAGAGATACGGCGAGATTAGTGGTTGTCGAACTATTCCG GAACGCTCCCGCACGAGCCAAGTCTGACCTGCAGAAACAGCTGCTAGCTCAGGGCGTGCGGAAGTCCATTGCGAACGCCATCCTCTCAGGGATCGGGTTGACCGACTCGGAGCCTCCAAGCTCGGTTCGTTCCATGTCTCGCGCCGAAAGACCCATCTCGGTGATGTCGTCAAGATCGAACGTCAGAGACTTAGTCGAAGAAG AATCAGAGCCGACCCGGAATCGGCCCGAGTCGTCAAGAAGCCACTATGACCGATCCACACCTGCCCCCACAGAAGCGCCCTCCAGGCCGAAGACTCCGGCGGCTGAGTCGCAAAGCTTGCCGCAAGCCTCATACGAAGACGATGGAATTGAGCCCTTGCTAGTCTCATCAGCCCGAGATATTGATGACACCGTGCGAGACATGCTCCCATGGTTCGACGGTAGAGAATCCGAGGACAATTGGCTGAAACGGGAGAAAAATGTCATTCTTTTCCGCCGTCTCACTCGGGGCAATGGGCCACATGACTTCACTCAAAGCTACATAAACGGAGTGAAGACTCTTCTCGACGGAATATTCAAGGTTGTTCATTCCCTTAGGACAACACTTTGCACTAATGGCTGTCTTTTGGTCCAAGACATTGCCCGAACTTGCGGCCCAAAAATGGACCATATGGTTGAGATAACTATGCAGAACTTGATGAAGCTTTGTGgatccttgaagaagattgccGCTCAGAATGGCAATGCCACCGTGGATGCTGTAATCGGGAGTGTGTCTTACAACATTCGCATTCTGCAGCATATTCAATGGGCTTCCCAGGATAAGAATTTGCAATTGCGACTGTTTGCCGCGGGATGGCTACAAACTTTGATCAACAGACAAGCCAACCAGAAAGGTACTGTCGAGCATGGCGGTggccttgatcttgttgaaaAAGCAATCAAACGGGGTCTCGCGGATGCAAACCCTGCTGTACGAGAAGCCGTGCGTAGTACATTCTGGACCTTCCACAAAGTTTGGCCGGACAGAGCAAATGCAATCAGTTCGACCCTTGATGCAAAGTCTCGAACTCTGCTTGAGAAAGACTCCTCGAATCCGAATGCTACCAAGAGCGCTTCTACGCCGACAAAAGTCTCGGCCGGCCCGGCTGCTAGTCGGTCTGCCTTGAAAGAAGCTATCGCAGCTAGGAAGAGAGCTCTACCACCGTCGCGACCAGAATCTGCTCAGTCCGCATTTGTCGACTCTGATGCTTTGTCTAGGCCATCCGCACGTACAATGCACACCGTTGCacccctctcttccctttcaTCTGCTCCTATGCGGCCCGCCATGAAGCCGCGCCGGCCTGAGATCAGTCGTCCGGCAACTGCAGATCCCTACGCCCGCCGACCGGATTCCAGAGCCGCTCAAAATCCCGGGAAAACTGCTAGCTCCCCGAGGACAATGCGGACGAAGGCCACTACGCCCTCCTCAAAACCTGCGACTGGGCCACGCCTCCGTCCCCAAGAGCTTGAACAATCGGGGACAACCAGAGATAGGCCTAAGAAACTCGATCTGTCCAAATCCAAGTCCCACGGAGATTTGGCCGCAGCGAGTCGTTCCCATAGCGAATCTGGTGAAAGCGCCACACCCTACTCTTCCACGCATGATTCGCACGAGGTTCCATTGAGCAGGCTCGACGACCCAGCGCCGATATTGCCAGAGAGCAAATTTCTTTCCGCATTACATCCGGCTCTTTCTTCACATGAGAATCTCGCTACTCCTCAACTCCGCTCCGAGCACGCGGAAGAGCCGCTTTCCCTCCGCGTTCCTGAAACGATCCCTCTACCAGCGTCTCCGCATGCAGCTGAGCCGGATCACGGGGCGCCACTGTATCCTGCTTCTCCGAACGCTGCAGCTGAACCGCAAGTGAAGTCACATCCGGAGCCTGTACTCATATATGAGGACCCTGCTTCACCGGTTCCCGCAGAGCCAAAAACGCCTCAGTTGTCCCCATCCCGGGACCCCAGTCCATCAAAGCCTGCTCATCAACTTAACGAATATGAACTGGGCGCCGATCCCGTACCGGTTTCACCGGCAGCCCCGGAGACACCTCCTAAATTTACCTTGTCAGAGCTGGCCTCGAATCCGATTCTGCACAACGACGGTCCCAATGAAGCACgattcccctcccctcaGAAGACGCCACTTCGGGGAACTCCTTCCCCTACCAGAGGCCATGCTCATCCCGCCCTATCCCCGAATGGAAGCAATTTGCGGACTCCGTCACCACCAAAACCGGCCGCGCCGAGTGCTTTCGCTCGGAGTCTGAACGATGAGAACGTGTTTGGACATTCCTCCAAGGTGGAAGAGGTCACCACTACTCCGCGTTCTGTACTGAAGCCCGCGGCGCTGGAGGAGATGTCTCTAAATGAGTCAACTTCACGGCTTCCGGTGGAATTCAGAGGTCGATCACAGGGCTCACCAGCACCCTCGGTGATTGAAGAACCCACCTTCCGCCATCGGCGGAAATGGGCTGAGCGGCACCGAAGCCCGAGTCCTCGCTCCAAAGACCCCGGCAATGCCAAAGAGATGCTGAATAAGGCGCTGATTCGCATCAATTCGCACAACATGGATATTTCTGGATACAGAAAATTACAGGGACTATATCATTATCACGGCGATGCGGTCGTCTCGCGTGAAGAGGAATACTACGCAATGCTGGAGGCCCTACTACGTGAGCTCGAGGCAGCTCCCTTAAATCGGAAAGACCATGATGTGAAGACGCAAATACTGGCCACGATACGTTCCATGCTTCTTCGGACCAGTGCACTTTTCCACCGTTACGATGTGGCCGCTATGGCTTCCTTGATCCGCGCACGACGCTACTACGAGTCCAACTCCCACTTTGTGACTTGTCTGGAAGAGGTGGCTGAGCAATTGTCTCTCCTTATTTCTCCGCAGAGAGTGATTGAAGGCGTGCTCCAAGGCATTGAACCGGGCGATGCCGTGAACAATGGGATGGGTGATGACACGTGGCGATCCATTATCATGGGACTGGCCACCGTCCATCAAGCGCTCTCAAAGGGACCCGTTGAGCTCTCTGACGACAGTCTGGCTCGTATTGGTACAGTGGTCAGCCAGCAATTAGGCCATGCTCGACCGGGCGTGCGAAAGCAAGCCACTGAGCTGTGTACCCTGCTCAATATCAAATTCGGCCCCGAACGAGTGCAAAAGGTCACACCTCCCGCCGGCGAAGGCTCACTTAATCTGCTTACGTACTTCATGGCCCGTCGTGCCCAGTGA
- a CDS encoding ABC multidrug transporter mdr4, whose translation MADRTPENADGAAKPSSLINRLKKSLSAGGKPFAYIRLLFSLDYTKTDVLLIICGVVFSIAAGLPFPLLGIVFGDLINDLNTATCSTSAQAGADVSGSVRQKVLYVIYITIANFCFIYIHCGCWSYISERIARRYRRRYFESIIRQETGFIEAMRAGDVASRLVGDIQVVQAGTSEKVGLVISTLSYFVTAYIVAFIKVPEIAGMLVSVVPCYFFMSYVGGDYIKKYASQIDEHVGAATSIASSSLSHLPLVHAFNSNDRLEKLYASYLSGSRMPAFKKAGTHAAQLGLLYFIAYAANALSFWEGSRLIADAVENGGNGTSVGAVYTVIFVLIDASFILSQVAPFVHVFAAAAGASEKLMAVIKRQSKIDGTNDSGDRFAPFDSEDIVFHDVHFKYPSRPDAPVLQGVNLTIPPLKHTAIVGPSGGGKSTVVALLERFFDPDTGEITIGRKNFQDINVRYLRGNIGYVQQEPSLLNRSILENIAYGLITSGNERHQSMVPYILDSSLEDLVEEIRRGVSESEALKKVNPEVARIVTQVRQAAVNANALNFIDALPYGLATQVGSSGSRMSGGQKQRIALARALVREPAVLILDEATAALDSTSEKLIQDALAKLAGQITMVSIAHRLATAKDAHKIVFMKKGTVIEEGTHSELINRGGPYSEMVRLQNLSKLSSSVIPPDERILEAHECLPDGRESLTEVDEKLMSVNVVGKITDSSSPSSASTASEDSPKRKWKIFSTHRGKDSGEKVRSKWLTTRLTMRLLRPNLGYVVLGLAMSVVIGGSYTAEAVIFGHTIGTLNPCVGADGIRHGGHLYGLLFFIMALVEFSANIVGGCAFGWAADKILYRIRVLSLRSLLNQTVQWHGMEDRTPATLITYITGDATALSSITGTTIGLLLATAVNLIAGLVVSFAIAWKIAIVLLPTIPVLLISGMMKLRTQAQFAERHEKAFTQATALTVEAVDSIRTVSAFSLEKQCCTLYERALEAPYKETLWSIAFGNFFLALAFSISNLVYALAYWWGTKQIVEGLYSQTQFFIVLPALLFSSQSCGQMFALAPDISKAGLAASNIAELLTTHSADDELNSGGLDNAKHDRSQLREKNLDIEEGQSGPVDMMTPGVPPPMSGIGAELQNVHFEYPSRPGRPVLRGLSLNIQPGKFYALVGPSGSGKSTTFAMLERFYRPESGSVIIDGVNITRQIGTQFRDEIALVPQENVLFEGTVAFNIGLGARPGHQPTQQEIEEACRMANIHEVIEALPDGYETYCTHEGKQFSGGQRQRLSIARALIRRPRMLLLDESTSALDVESEKKIQDALNTLAGRTTIIAIAHRLNTIHRADCIFLIEEGRCVAHGTHDELVQRNETYRTSVLHQSLET comes from the exons ATGGCAGATCGCACACCGGAGAATGCCGACGGGGCTGCGAAACCATCGTCTCTG ATCAATCGCTTGAAAAAAAGCCTTTCCGCCGGCGGGAAGCCCTTTGCCTACATTCgtctcctcttttctctcgacTACACCAAAACCGATGTCCTGCTTATCATATGCGGTGTGGTCTTCTCAATTGCAGCTGGTCTTCCATTTCCCCTTCTTGGTATCGTCTTCGGTGACTTGATCAATGACCTGAATACTGCCACTTGTTCGACTTCGGCACAAGCGGGGGCCGATGTCTCAGGCAGCGTGCGCCAAAAGGTGCTCTATGTTATCTATATCACGATCGCCAATTTTTGCTTCATTTACATCCATTGCGGATGCTGGAGTTATATCAGTGAGCGAATTGCGCGACGTTATCGAAGACGATACTTTGAAAGTATTATCAGGCAAGAGACCGGATTCATTGAGGCCATGCGGGCAGGTGATGTCGCTTCAAGACTGGTAGGAGATATTCAAGTCGTGCAGGCGGGCACCTCTGAAAAGGTTGGACTTGTCATCAGCACCTTGTCGTACTTTGTCACCGCATACATCGTTGCCTTTATCAAAGTTCCGGAGATTGCTGGCATGCTGGTCTCGGTCGTGCCCTGCTACTTCTTCATGTCGTATGTTGGGGGGGACTATATCAAGAAATATGCCAGTCAGATCGATGAGCATGTCGGCGCGGCAACATCGATCGCTTCGTCAAGCTTGTCGCACCTGCCCCTGGTCCATGCTTTTAATTCCAATGATCGCCTGGAAAAGCTGTACGCAAGCTATCTGTCAGGGTCGCGGATGCCGGCCTTCAAGAAGGCGGGTACTCATGCTGCTCAGCTTGGTCTCCTATACTTCATTGCCTATGCCGCAAATGCGCTGTCATTCTGGGAGGGCTCACGGTTGATTGCCGATGCGGTGGAGAACGGTGGCAATGGCACTTCTGTCGGTGCGGTGTACACGGTTATTTTTGTCCTGATTGACGCTTCCTTCATTCTCAGTCAAGTCGCGCCTTTTGTACACGTCTTCGCGGCTGCAGCGGGTGCATCTGAGAAGCTCATGGCGGTCATCAAGCGACAGTCTAAGATCGATGGAACCAACGACAGTGGAGACCGATTCGCACCCTTCGACTCTGAAGACATCGTCTTCCATGACGTTCACTTCAAGTATCCTTCTCGGCCTGACGCACCTGTCCTACAAGGGGTCAATCTGACTATTCCCCCTCTCAAACATACCGCAATCGTTGGCCCATCGGGTGGAGGAAAGTCCACCGTGGTTGCTCTTCTCGAACGCTTCTTCGACCCTGATACTGGCGAAATCACAATCGGCAGAAAAAACTTCCAAGATATTAATGTACGATACCTTCGTGGAAACATTGGCTATGTTCAGCAGGAACCATCTCTCCTGAACCGCAGCATTTTGGAGAACATTGCATATGGACTCATAACATCTGGCAATGAAAGACACCAAAGCATGGTGCCATACATTCTCGATTCATCATTGGAAGATCTGGTTGAGGAAATACGCCGAGGCGTATCCGAAAGCGAAGCGCTCAAGAAAGTCAACCCCGAAGTTGCCCGCATCGTCACACAGGTTCGACAAGCAGCCGTAAACGCCAATGCCCTGAATTTCATCGACGCACTTCCATACGGGTTGGCAACTCAGGTCGGCTCATCTGGAAGTCGGATGAGTGGTGGCCAAAAGCAGCGTATTGCACTTGCTCGCGCTTTGGTACGCGAGCCGGCTGTGCTTATTCTTGATGAGGCAACTGCAGCTCTCGATTCCACCAGCGAGAAGTTGATCCAAGATGCTCTCGCAAAGTTAGCCGGACAAATCACCATGGTCTCTATTGCGCATCGTCTGGCGACGGCCAAAGATGCCCACAAGATTGTGTTCATGAAAAAGGGCACAGTGATTGAAGAGGGCACCCATTCCGAACTTATCAATCGGGGTGGTCCTTATTCTGAGATGGTCCGCCtccaaaatctctcaaagTTGAGCTCATCAGTGATACCTCCAGACGAGAGGATCCTCGAAGCTCATGAATGCCTACCCGATGGTCGAGAGAGTCTGACTGAAGTTGACGAAAAACTGATGAGCGTAAATGTTGTTGGCAAAATTACGGACAGCAGCTCACCTTCGTCTGCATCGACCGCGAGCGAAGACTCACCCAAGAGGAAGTGGAAGATTTTCTCTACCCATCGGGGAAAAGACTCGGGCGAAAAAGTCCGATCCAAATGGCTCACGACACGGCTCACCATGCGCTTGCTGCGCCCCAATTTGGGCTATGTGGTGCTTGGTCTGGCGATGTCTGTGGTGATCGGTGGCAGCTATACTGCAGAAGCGGTCATATTTGGACATACGATCGGCACTTTAAACCCCTGTGTCGGTGCTGATGGCATCAGACATGGCGGTCACCTTTAcggcttgctcttcttcatcatggcACTAGTGGAGTTCTCCGCCAACATTGTTGGAGGCTGTGCGTTTGGATGGGCAGCAGACAAGATCTTGTATCGCATTCGTGTTCTGTCATTGAGGTCTCTCTTGAATCAGACCGTCCAGTGGCATGGCATGGAAGACAGGACCCCTGCAACCCTCATCACCTACATTACTGGCGATGCTACTGCGTTGAGCAGTATCACAGGTACAACGATTGGTCTCCTTCTAGCCACAGCTGTGAACTTGATTGCTGGACTAGTCGTTTCTTTTGCTATAGCCTGGAAGATTGCTATTGTCCTGCTTCCCACTATTCCCGTCTTACTGATTTCTGGGATGATGAAGCTTCGAACCCAAGCACAGTTCGCGGAACGCCATGAAAAAGCCTTTACTCAGGCCACTGCTTTGACCGTGGAAGCAGTTGATAGCATTCGTACGGTCTCTGCATTCTCGCTCGAGAAACAGTGCTGCACACTTTATGAACGAGCCCTAGAGGCACCTTACAAGGAGACATTGTGGTCCATCGCCTTCGGGAACTTTTTCCTCGCCTTGGCATTCAGCATCAGCAATCTGGTCTACGCATTGGCGTACTGGTGGGGTACGAAACAAATTGTGGAAGGTCTCTACTCGCAGACACAATTCTTTATCGTGCTCCCAGCGCTTCTCTTTAGCTCCCAGTCTTGCGGCCAGATGTTTGCCCTGGCACCCGATATTTCCAAAGCAGGCCTGGCCGCGTCGAACATTGCCGAACTATTGACAACACATTCCGCTGATGACGAATTGAACTCGGGTGGCTTGGACAATGCAAAGCACGACCGCAGTCAGCTTCGTGAGAAGAACCTGGATATCGAAGAGGGCCAGTCTGGACCGGTTGATATGATGACCCCGGGAGTACCTCCACCCATGAGTGGAATTGGAGCGGAGCTGCAAAATGTGCATTTCGAATACCCTTCACGCCCTGGACGGCCAGTCCTGCGTGGTCTCAGCCTGAACATTCAACCGGGCAAGTTCTACGCGCTAGTCGGCCCGAGTGGCTCTGGCAAGTCCACCACTTTCGCCATGTTGGAGCGATTCTATCGGCCCGAATCTGGATCGGTCATCATTGATGGTGTCAACATCACCCGGCAAATAGGCACGCAGTTCCGGGATGAAATTGCCCTTGTGCCCCAAGAGAACGTGCTCTTTGAGGGAACGGTCGCGTTCAACATAGGCCTTGGTGCAAGGCCAGGGCATCAACCTACACAGCAAGAAATTGAGGAGGCCTGCCGCATGGCCAACATACACGAAGTCATCGAGGCCCTTCCAGACGGGTATGAGACATATTGTACTCATGAAGGCAAGCAGTTCTCAGGTGGTCAAAGACAGCGTCTGTCGATTGCACGGGCCTTGATCCGGCGACCAcggatgctgctgctggatgAATCGACTAGTGCACTCGATGTCGAGTCGGAGAAAAAGATCCAGGATGCTCTCAACACACTGGCTGGTCGCACGACGATCATCGCCATCGCTCATCGTCTCAACACTATTCACCGAGCGGATTGCATTTTCCTCATTGAGGAAGGTCGGTGTGTCGCTCACGGCACACACGACGAACTGGTTCAACGGAACGAGACGTATCGGACGAGCGTCTTGCATCAGTCCCTTGAAACATGA